From the genome of Halomonas sp. MCCC 1A13316, one region includes:
- the minC gene encoding septum site-determining protein MinC, with the protein MSLKVDRADMAFTFKGGMLPMTVMELASADPEQIREQLSGKLSQSPAFFQHTPVVLSVEKLDEPHLALERICAVCRTHKLLPVAVRGGADPVKQSAWALGLGWFPPSDGARARSLEEVPPVEAEAPSEPEATASAASGGRIYRGTVRSGQQVSAPDGDLVVIGAVNAGAEVLAAGSIHVYGALRGRALAGIHGDVEAGIFCRELRAELLSVAGNYKRLEDIDPHLLGSSVQVALRDAQLGITSLA; encoded by the coding sequence ATGAGCCTCAAAGTGGACAGGGCAGACATGGCATTCACCTTCAAGGGGGGCATGCTGCCCATGACGGTCATGGAATTGGCTAGCGCGGATCCGGAGCAGATCCGCGAGCAGCTTTCGGGAAAGCTTAGTCAATCCCCTGCCTTCTTTCAGCATACCCCTGTGGTCCTCAGCGTCGAGAAGCTCGACGAGCCTCACCTGGCTCTGGAGCGGATCTGTGCCGTATGCCGTACCCACAAGCTGCTGCCAGTGGCGGTACGTGGCGGTGCCGACCCCGTCAAGCAGTCGGCGTGGGCGCTGGGCTTGGGCTGGTTCCCGCCCTCTGATGGCGCGCGTGCTCGCTCGCTCGAGGAGGTGCCGCCCGTTGAGGCGGAGGCACCAAGCGAACCCGAGGCAACGGCCTCGGCGGCCAGCGGCGGTCGAATCTACCGCGGTACGGTACGTTCTGGGCAACAGGTGAGTGCGCCCGATGGCGACCTGGTGGTCATCGGCGCCGTCAATGCCGGGGCGGAAGTGCTGGCAGCCGGCAGCATACATGTCTATGGCGCCCTGCGCGGCCGTGCACTGGCCGGTATCCACGGTGATGTCGAAGCCGGCATTTTCTGCCGCGAGCTGCGCGCCGAGCTGCTTTCGGTGGCGGGTAACTACAAGCGTCTCGAGGACATCGACCCGCATCTGCTGGGCTCCTCGGTTCAAGTCGCCCTGCGCGATGCTCAGTTGGGGATTACCTCGCTGGCCTAG
- the minD gene encoding septum site-determining protein MinD translates to MAKIIVVTSGKGGVGKTTSAAAIATGLALRGNKTVVIDFDVGLRNLDLIMGCERRVVYDLVNVIQGEAGLNQALIRDKRVDNLHILPASQTRDKDALTSEGVEKVLDTLGKDFDYILCDSPAGIERGAQLAMYYADEAIVVTNPEVSSVRDSDRILGLLASKTRRAERGEDPVKEHLLITRYNATRVDHGDMLNLEDIREILAIDLIGLIPESEAVLRASNQGVPVTHDDNSDAGQAYMDTVSRLLGEEIPLRFHELQKKSLLSRMFGGGRR, encoded by the coding sequence TTGGCCAAGATTATCGTAGTGACCTCAGGCAAGGGTGGGGTCGGCAAGACTACCAGTGCAGCGGCCATCGCCACCGGGCTGGCGCTGCGAGGCAACAAGACCGTCGTCATCGATTTCGACGTAGGGCTGCGCAACCTCGACCTGATCATGGGTTGCGAGCGCCGCGTGGTGTATGACCTGGTCAACGTGATCCAGGGAGAGGCCGGGCTCAACCAGGCGCTGATCCGCGACAAGCGAGTCGACAACCTGCATATTCTGCCGGCCTCCCAAACTCGCGACAAAGATGCGCTGACGTCCGAAGGCGTCGAGAAGGTGCTCGATACCCTGGGTAAGGACTTCGATTATATCCTCTGCGATTCCCCTGCCGGCATCGAGCGCGGCGCTCAGTTGGCCATGTACTACGCTGACGAGGCGATCGTGGTCACCAACCCCGAAGTGTCGTCGGTGCGTGATTCCGATCGCATCCTCGGGCTGCTCGCCTCCAAGACGCGGCGTGCCGAGCGCGGCGAGGATCCCGTCAAGGAGCACCTGCTGATCACCCGCTACAATGCGACCCGGGTCGACCATGGCGACATGCTCAACCTCGAGGACATCCGCGAGATTCTCGCCATCGATCTGATCGGCCTCATTCCCGAGTCCGAGGCGGTACTGCGTGCCTCCAACCAGGGTGTGCCGGTGACCCACGACGACAACAGCGATGCGGGTCAGGCCTACATGGATACCGTTTCGCGCCTGCTCGGAGAAGAAATCCCGCTGCGATTCCATGAGCTCCAGAAGAAGAGCCTGCTGAGCCGCATGTTCGGAGGAGGTCGCCGGTGA
- the minE gene encoding cell division topological specificity factor MinE has product MKLLEFLKRERKKTASVAKERLQIIVAHQRSQRGQPDYMPMLEKELLEVIRRYVQVDDDAINISLDSEDNCSVLELNVTLPRS; this is encoded by the coding sequence GTGAAGTTACTGGAATTTCTGAAGCGCGAACGCAAGAAAACCGCCTCGGTGGCCAAGGAACGGCTGCAGATCATCGTCGCGCATCAGCGCAGCCAGCGCGGCCAACCCGACTACATGCCGATGCTGGAGAAGGAGCTGCTGGAGGTGATTCGGCGCTACGTGCAGGTCGATGACGACGCCATCAACATCAGCCTGGACAGCGAGGACAACTGTTCGGTACTGGAGCTCAACGTCACCCTGCCGCGCAGCTGA